Proteins encoded together in one Macadamia integrifolia cultivar HAES 741 chromosome 8, SCU_Mint_v3, whole genome shotgun sequence window:
- the LOC122086529 gene encoding rho GTPase-activating protein 1-like isoform X1 — MILKSNNPEPFLQSDSTEEVFESKLSVPLRPFSVPAMTEVLRSPTHFPSSPSSLSCVPTPNDGVRSTHPRSRSRSRSLPLIRNSTSSSVVEDEADRGYCTQEEEYGDEDEDESGERRGRERDKEGDQLSLLALLITVFRKSLVACRTTERKELCSMEIGWPTNVRHVAHVTFDRFNGFLGLPVEFEPEVPRRAPSASQNVFGVSTDSMQMSFDSRGNSVPTILLLLQRRLYAQGGLQAEGIFRINAENSQEEYVRDQLNRGIVPDGIDVHCLAGLIKAWFRELPTGVLDSLSPEQVMNCQSEEECAQLVRLLPPIESALLDWAINLMADVVQEEHLNKMNARNVAMVFAPNMTQMADPLTALMYAVQVMNFLKTLIIRMLKERGDLIVETDSATRLEPSDENGHHSPSQLCLEDPNYVKEETENIFIADEPVLETPPDSTEEDSMTNGGVCSFQTTVENITSDGNGSSVNCRCEVLGRLESTNKQETGEVNNLRGVGQANACKNKTSQSSSSSLRKGSRRFNGQSVVRVAGAVEKSKGISIISRINSRTERVEAWR, encoded by the exons ATGATTCTCAAGTCCAACAACCCAGAGCCCTTCCTTCAATCCGACTCTACTGAAGAAGTATTCGAATCCAAATTATCAGTTCCTCT ACGGCCCTTTTCAGTGCCAGCGATGACGGAAGTTCTCCGCTCTCCAACtcatttcccttcttctccaaGCTCTTTATCCTGTGTGCCCACACCCAATGATGGCGTACGGTCGACCCATCCCCGTTCTCGTTCACGCTCCCGCTCCCTGCCCCTTATTAGGAATTCTACCTCATCTTCCGTAGTTGAGGACGAGGCTGACCGAGGTTACTGcacacaagaagaagaatacggcgacgaagacgaagacgaaaGCGGGGAgcgaagagggagagaaagagacaaagagggagatcaaCTGTCTCTGTTGGCTCTCTTGATCACTGTATTTAGGAAGTCCCTTGTGGCTTGTAGGACTACTGAGAGAAAGGAGCTTTGTTCAATGGAGATTGGATGGCCGACCAACGTGCGCCATGTTGCCCATGTCACATTTGATCGCTTTAATGGGTTCCTTGGCTTGCCCGTCGAGTTCGAACCTGAAGTTCCGAGGAGGGCTCCCAGTGCCAG TCaaaatgtttttggagtttCCACGGATTCTATGCAGATGTCTTTTGATTCTAGAGGGAATAGTGTGCCAACAATTCTTCTCCTGCTGCAGAGACGCTTGTATGCTCAGGGAGGTCTACAG GCTGAAGGGATTTTCAGAATTAATGCAGAGAACAGTCAAGAGGAATATGTCAGAGACCAACTGAACCGGGGAATAGTGCCAGATGGGATTGATGTCCACTGTCTGGCAGGTCTTATTAAG GCTTGGTTTAGAGAACTTCCAACTGGGGTGCTGGATTCTCTCTCACCTGAGCAAGTAATGAATTGCCAATCTGAAGAGGAATGTGCTCAACTTGTCCGGCTCCTTCCGCCAATAGAATCTGCTCTGCTGGATTGGGCCATCAACCTGATGGCTGATGTTGTCCAAGAGGAACATCTAAACAAGATGAATGCACGAAATGTTGCAATGGTCTTTGCCCCAAACATGACTCAG ATGGCAGATCCTTTGACTGCATTGATGTATGCGGTGCAAGTTATGAACTTCCTGAAGACACTGATCATCAGGATGCTCAAAGAAAGAGGGGACTTGATCGTGGAGACAGATTCTGCTACCCGCCTAGAGCCATCTGATGAGAATGGTCATCACAGCCCATCACAGCTATGCCTGGAGGATCCAAACTATGTCAAAGAAGAGACAGAGAATATCTTTATTGCTGATGAACCTGTTTTAGAAACTCCCCCAGACTCTACTGAAGAAGATTCAATGACCAATGGTGGAGTTTGTAGTTTTCAAACAACTGTTGAGAATATCACTTCAGATGGAAATGGATCTTCTGTTAATTGCCGCTGTGAGGTTCTAGGCCGACTTGAATCTACAAATAAACAAGAGACAGGTGAAGTTAACAATCTAAGGGGTGTGGGTCAAGCTAATGCTTGCAAGAACAAAACTAGTCAATCAAGTAGTTCAAGTCTCAGAAAAGGGTCCAGAAGGTTTAATGGGCAGTCGGTGGTTCGGGTAGCTGGAGCAGTTGAGAAGTCGAAGGGCATCAGCATTATCAGCCGCATAAACTCAAGGACAGAGCGGGTTGAAGCATGGCGGTGA
- the LOC122086529 gene encoding rho GTPase-activating protein 5-like isoform X2 — protein MTEVLRSPTHFPSSPSSLSCVPTPNDGVRSTHPRSRSRSRSLPLIRNSTSSSVVEDEADRGYCTQEEEYGDEDEDESGERRGRERDKEGDQLSLLALLITVFRKSLVACRTTERKELCSMEIGWPTNVRHVAHVTFDRFNGFLGLPVEFEPEVPRRAPSASQNVFGVSTDSMQMSFDSRGNSVPTILLLLQRRLYAQGGLQAEGIFRINAENSQEEYVRDQLNRGIVPDGIDVHCLAGLIKAWFRELPTGVLDSLSPEQVMNCQSEEECAQLVRLLPPIESALLDWAINLMADVVQEEHLNKMNARNVAMVFAPNMTQMADPLTALMYAVQVMNFLKTLIIRMLKERGDLIVETDSATRLEPSDENGHHSPSQLCLEDPNYVKEETENIFIADEPVLETPPDSTEEDSMTNGGVCSFQTTVENITSDGNGSSVNCRCEVLGRLESTNKQETGEVNNLRGVGQANACKNKTSQSSSSSLRKGSRRFNGQSVVRVAGAVEKSKGISIISRINSRTERVEAWR, from the exons ATGACGGAAGTTCTCCGCTCTCCAACtcatttcccttcttctccaaGCTCTTTATCCTGTGTGCCCACACCCAATGATGGCGTACGGTCGACCCATCCCCGTTCTCGTTCACGCTCCCGCTCCCTGCCCCTTATTAGGAATTCTACCTCATCTTCCGTAGTTGAGGACGAGGCTGACCGAGGTTACTGcacacaagaagaagaatacggcgacgaagacgaagacgaaaGCGGGGAgcgaagagggagagaaagagacaaagagggagatcaaCTGTCTCTGTTGGCTCTCTTGATCACTGTATTTAGGAAGTCCCTTGTGGCTTGTAGGACTACTGAGAGAAAGGAGCTTTGTTCAATGGAGATTGGATGGCCGACCAACGTGCGCCATGTTGCCCATGTCACATTTGATCGCTTTAATGGGTTCCTTGGCTTGCCCGTCGAGTTCGAACCTGAAGTTCCGAGGAGGGCTCCCAGTGCCAG TCaaaatgtttttggagtttCCACGGATTCTATGCAGATGTCTTTTGATTCTAGAGGGAATAGTGTGCCAACAATTCTTCTCCTGCTGCAGAGACGCTTGTATGCTCAGGGAGGTCTACAG GCTGAAGGGATTTTCAGAATTAATGCAGAGAACAGTCAAGAGGAATATGTCAGAGACCAACTGAACCGGGGAATAGTGCCAGATGGGATTGATGTCCACTGTCTGGCAGGTCTTATTAAG GCTTGGTTTAGAGAACTTCCAACTGGGGTGCTGGATTCTCTCTCACCTGAGCAAGTAATGAATTGCCAATCTGAAGAGGAATGTGCTCAACTTGTCCGGCTCCTTCCGCCAATAGAATCTGCTCTGCTGGATTGGGCCATCAACCTGATGGCTGATGTTGTCCAAGAGGAACATCTAAACAAGATGAATGCACGAAATGTTGCAATGGTCTTTGCCCCAAACATGACTCAG ATGGCAGATCCTTTGACTGCATTGATGTATGCGGTGCAAGTTATGAACTTCCTGAAGACACTGATCATCAGGATGCTCAAAGAAAGAGGGGACTTGATCGTGGAGACAGATTCTGCTACCCGCCTAGAGCCATCTGATGAGAATGGTCATCACAGCCCATCACAGCTATGCCTGGAGGATCCAAACTATGTCAAAGAAGAGACAGAGAATATCTTTATTGCTGATGAACCTGTTTTAGAAACTCCCCCAGACTCTACTGAAGAAGATTCAATGACCAATGGTGGAGTTTGTAGTTTTCAAACAACTGTTGAGAATATCACTTCAGATGGAAATGGATCTTCTGTTAATTGCCGCTGTGAGGTTCTAGGCCGACTTGAATCTACAAATAAACAAGAGACAGGTGAAGTTAACAATCTAAGGGGTGTGGGTCAAGCTAATGCTTGCAAGAACAAAACTAGTCAATCAAGTAGTTCAAGTCTCAGAAAAGGGTCCAGAAGGTTTAATGGGCAGTCGGTGGTTCGGGTAGCTGGAGCAGTTGAGAAGTCGAAGGGCATCAGCATTATCAGCCGCATAAACTCAAGGACAGAGCGGGTTGAAGCATGGCGGTGA